Proteins found in one Moritella sp. Urea-trap-13 genomic segment:
- the rfaH gene encoding transcription/translation regulatory transformer protein RfaH — protein sequence MTDIKKDWYLLYCKGKEELRALTNLKNQGIDSFFPTMKVERKVRNKLTSKEVVIFPNYLFVEIDKETANFNSIRSTRGVIDFVKCGANYTKVPVALVAELKVKQLCRDKSADEVTEYNAGEQVIIQEGPFKGIEAIYQCKDGLERAVLLINLIHNVTTMSVANAEIKSKLAR from the coding sequence ATGACGGACATTAAAAAAGACTGGTACTTGTTGTACTGTAAAGGGAAAGAGGAGCTTAGAGCTCTTACAAATCTTAAAAATCAAGGGATTGACAGCTTTTTTCCAACTATGAAAGTTGAGAGAAAAGTGCGCAACAAGCTAACATCTAAAGAGGTTGTCATTTTCCCTAATTACTTGTTTGTTGAAATCGACAAAGAAACGGCAAATTTTAATAGCATACGCTCTACGCGTGGTGTCATTGATTTTGTTAAGTGTGGCGCTAATTACACTAAAGTGCCTGTTGCATTGGTTGCTGAGTTGAAAGTTAAACAATTATGCCGAGATAAATCAGCGGATGAAGTGACGGAATATAATGCAGGCGAACAAGTGATCATTCAAGAAGGGCCTTTCAAAGGCATTGAGGCAATTTATCAGTGCAAGGATGGCTTAGAGCGTGCAGTGTTACTGATTAATCTGATTCATAATGTGACTACCATGAGTGTCGCTAACGCAGAAATAAAAAGCAAATTAGCGCGTTAA
- a CDS encoding type IV pilin protein — MQRLLILSGFTLIELLITLAIMSILVGIALPSYQHNILTTHRHQAKMKLTAISLLQTDHFSRQQQYAELQDLAVDLSSSKYQYSIHLAENNQYTVSATAIDNQRDDSECRELSLDNNLTRSPTHCW, encoded by the coding sequence ATGCAAAGGTTATTAATTTTATCAGGGTTTACATTGATTGAATTGCTCATCACACTCGCTATCATGAGTATTTTGGTTGGAATAGCACTGCCAAGTTATCAGCACAACATATTAACCACACATCGCCATCAAGCTAAAATGAAGTTAACAGCCATCAGCTTATTACAAACAGATCATTTTAGTCGGCAGCAACAATACGCTGAGTTGCAGGATTTGGCGGTTGATCTCAGCAGTAGTAAATACCAATACAGTATTCACCTGGCGGAAAATAATCAGTATACAGTGTCCGCTACAGCGATAGATAATCAACGTGATGATAGTGAGTGTCGAGAATTGAGTTTAGATAATAACTTAACCCGGTCACCAACACACTGCTGGTAA